The genomic DNA GTGTGCGCAGTACGTATGTCAGAAGCCGTCGGAAACACAGCCTTGCGCGGACGAGGAGACCATGCCCGCCACCAACGACACGCTGCCGTTGCACCGCCTGCAATTCGATGAGCCGGGCCCGCCCTGCCGGACTCCGCTCCACGACGGGACGCCCGTCTGGCGTTTCACCCGCTACCACGATGTGCGCCGACTGCTGGTCGACGCCCGCTTCGCACGCATCTCACTGCCCGGTTCCTCCAGCGTGCTGGACGACCCCGAGTTCTTGGCCAAACAGGACGGGGCAGCCCACCGGCGACTGCGACGCACCGTGCAGGGCGCGTTCACCCCCCGTGCGATCGCACGCATGGAACCACGCGTGGCCGAAGCCGCCGACCGGCTCCTCGACGACCTCATCCGGCAGGGCTCTCCGGCGGACCTCGTCACCCGCTATACCCAGCCGTTCCCCATTACCGTCACCAGCACACTGCTGGGCGTGCAGGACCTGGACCACGACCGCCTGCTGCGCTGGAACGAGTACTGCCTCGCCCTCACCACGGGCAGCACCCACGAATCCGCCCTCGCCCATCACGAACTCACCGAGTTCACCGCCGGGCTCCTCGCCGAACGGCGGCATACCCCAGGCGAAGATCTGATCAGCCACCTCATCCGTTCCGCCGACCACCAGGGCGGCATCCCCGACGCCCCACTCGTCAAGCTGATCAGCACCCTGGTGATCGGTGGCTACGACACCACGATGACCATGCTCGGCAACGCCCTGCTCTACTGCCTGAGTGAACGCCCGCAGGACTGGGAGCGGCTGGGAACCGACGAGAAGGCGGCAGCGGCCCTGACCGAGCGGCTGATTCACCTGATCCCCCTCAACGACCCCGAAAAGCTCACCAACCTCCTGCGAGCCACGGAGGACATCGAGATCGGCGGCGTGAAGGTCCGCACCGGCGAACTCGTCATCGCCGACCGGGCCGCGGCCAACCGTGATCCCGCGGTGTTCCCCGGCGGCCCCTGCGCGGACCTGTTCGCCCCACTGCAACAGCCCACCCTGGCATTCGGCGTCGGACAGCACTACTGTCCGGGCACCTGGCTGGCACGCACGGAACTCCGCATCGCTCTCAGTCATCTGGCCTCACGGCTCCCCGGCCTGCGGCTGTCCGTACCGGTGGACGCCATCACATGGCGCCAGAGCAACCTCACCCGAAGCCCCCTGAGCCTGCCCGCCACCTGGTAGCACAACTCGCACACCTACGACTCACGAGGTGTCAGGGCATCACCGCTCGTCCCGAACCCTGCTCCCGACACCGACGAGGAAGTGGTGAAGTGCCACCCGGGCCGGGACTGCTTCTTCACCGCTCCCGCTGACCGGCCCGGCCGGAATCCGAAACGGACTCGACCCGGCCCCCGACTCGGATCGCGAACCTGGACAGCTCGCCGGCCCACCCCTGGCAGGTGCCCGAGAACTGCCAGCGGGAGGACCCGGCCGGGGTCCCGAGTTCGCCCACGGGACCAGTGCCGATCTGCTGAATCGTCGTCGTCGCACGGTGTGTTCCACGTGGAGGAGGCGGAAGATGGGCACCGGCAGCGGTGTACATCCGTCCAGGTCCGGCAGTCCGGACCACCCGGCCAGGCCGGCTTGTTCACCCTGTCGGACGGCAGCATCTCCACCACGGGGCCGACAGCGGTGATCGCACTGCGACGCTCGGGGCGAGCCGTACCCCAAGCCGGGGCCGTCAGTCCGACGTGCTGAGGGGCGTGGGGCGGCGGTTGTGGTCCACCGAGAGGGATCTGAGATGGGGGACAGGGCCGTCGGGGCGGGCCCGGTCCCGACGCTGAGTCGAGCCGGGGGTCGTCCGGTCGCGGCCCGCCATGCGCCCGTGGGCCGGCTCGTGCCAGGTCAGGTCGGCATGGGTCAACGGTTCGGTTCGACGCGGCGAGTGTGCGCCGGTGATGCCCGGTCAGCGGCGGCCGGCGGCCAGGGTGACGAGGAACTGGCCGCCGCCTGCCTTGATGTCGGCAGTCACCGGCAGCCCCGGTACCAGTCGGGAGAACCGGTCCACCAGCCAATCCGCCGCCTCTTGGGCGTCCTGCCTGCTGGGACAACGGCCCACCATCTCGCGGCCCCCCTTGCGCTCCAGCCTCTCGGCAACGGTGATCAGCGGCGCGGGTTCGACCACGTACAGCCGGTCCGGCCAGGCGATGACCACCTTGACCGCGCCCTTGCGGGTATTGCACCCGCGGTGCGCGAGCCGCTCGGCGACCTTGGCCTTCCGGTCGGCCGTCCGGCTGTCAACGCTGGGCCCCCGCGGGTCGTTCACCGACATGTCGGGGTCGACCGTTTCGTCGCACACCCAGCACCGCCAGCCGTCGCGCTCTGCCACATCATCAAGAAGACTCACCCGAGCAAACTAGCCTGTCCGGCCGCCACCCCGCGCACCAGGGCCCCAGGCGCCGGCTTCTTTCCC from Streptomyces sp. NBC_00654 includes the following:
- a CDS encoding cytochrome P450, translated to MPATNDTLPLHRLQFDEPGPPCRTPLHDGTPVWRFTRYHDVRRLLVDARFARISLPGSSSVLDDPEFLAKQDGAAHRRLRRTVQGAFTPRAIARMEPRVAEAADRLLDDLIRQGSPADLVTRYTQPFPITVTSTLLGVQDLDHDRLLRWNEYCLALTTGSTHESALAHHELTEFTAGLLAERRHTPGEDLISHLIRSADHQGGIPDAPLVKLISTLVIGGYDTTMTMLGNALLYCLSERPQDWERLGTDEKAAAALTERLIHLIPLNDPEKLTNLLRATEDIEIGGVKVRTGELVIADRAAANRDPAVFPGGPCADLFAPLQQPTLAFGVGQHYCPGTWLARTELRIALSHLASRLPGLRLSVPVDAITWRQSNLTRSPLSLPATW